The following coding sequences lie in one Crassostrea angulata isolate pt1a10 chromosome 10, ASM2561291v2, whole genome shotgun sequence genomic window:
- the LOC128167224 gene encoding uncharacterized protein LOC128167224 — MNEVNPQNQDARISPEGTSLPGDERHLLASSNIKMIRKYVPVLTKSKASCASRRLRFVYLICGCLLFAISLVLMVAGTIRVNQCNRDEEVAWSERFIEENVDQFIATNNFALEKPTKQSSDRVTTAADGYSRLAVDGNSETCSQTDEEISPSWWVDLQAIRPIEAVIIKGPNAGLQNISISIQKTEPSFADVNSKSGALCYRQSEISKSIITSCGQNTDGRYVVIRKETNENNAQALVLCEVLVTQRV; from the exons ATGAACGAAGTGAACCCACAGAATCAAGATGCCAGGATTTCTCCGGAAGGAACCTCACTGCCCGGTGACGAGCGACATTTGCTGGCGTCTTCAAACATTAAAATGATCAGAAAGTACGTACCCGTCTTGACCAAATCCAAAGCGTCATGCGCCTCGAGAAGATTGCGATTCGTGTATCTTATATGTGGGTGCCTGTTGTTTGCAATATCTCTGGTATTGATGGTGGCCGGTACCATTAGAGTCAACCAATGCAACAGGGATGAagag GTGGCTTGGAGTGAGCGCTTTATCGAGGAAAATGTCG ATCAATTTATTGCCACAAACAACTTCGCTcttgaaaaaccaacaaaacagAGTTCTGACCGCGTGACAACAGCTGCCGATGGGTACTCTAGGTTAGCAGTGGATGGAAACAGCGAAACGTGTTCACAGACAG ATGAGGAAATATCGCCAAGCTGGTGGGTTGATCTACAGGCTATCCGACCAATCGAGGCTGTGATAATCAAAGGCCCTAATGCAG GTCTTCAAAATATAAGTATATCGATTCAGAAGACAGAACCAAGTTTCGCCGATGTCAATTCCAAGAGTGGGGCACTTTGTTATCGACAGAGTGAGATCTCGAAATCAATCATTACTAGCTGTGGCCAAAACACAGACGGAAG ATACGTGGTGATTCGAAAGgaaacaaatgaaaacaatgcTCAGGCATTGGTGCTGTGTGAAGTCCTTGTAACACAGAGGGTCTAg